One Chitinophaga parva DNA segment encodes these proteins:
- a CDS encoding RrF2 family transcriptional regulator, which produces MLSKTAEYALRATIYIARKATEDDKLVIEEVAKAIDSPRSFTAKILQMLTQDNCVVSSTRGPRGGFYLADRARRLPVKAVLEAVGEYGFITKCVLGLQECSETRPCPMHTRYKTVRKDLKHMFEHTSIQQLVDESNDGVFFIDNPKMAKRKRR; this is translated from the coding sequence ATGCTTTCAAAGACTGCTGAATATGCCCTGCGGGCCACGATCTATATTGCCCGGAAGGCTACGGAGGACGATAAACTGGTGATAGAAGAAGTGGCAAAGGCGATCGATTCGCCCCGGTCATTTACGGCCAAGATCCTGCAGATGCTTACCCAGGACAACTGCGTGGTAAGCTCCACGCGCGGCCCCAGGGGCGGTTTTTACCTGGCGGACCGTGCCCGCAGGCTGCCCGTGAAAGCGGTGCTGGAAGCGGTGGGGGAGTATGGCTTCATCACCAAATGCGTACTGGGCCTGCAGGAGTGCTCGGAGACACGGCCCTGTCCCATGCATACGCGGTATAAAACGGTGCGGAAAGACCTGAAGCATATGTTTGAGCATACCTCTATACAACAACTGGTGGACGAGAGCAATGACGGCGTGTTTTTTATTGACAACCCTAAAATGGCGAAAAGGAAACGCCGCTAA
- a CDS encoding YceI family protein: MQFWKKPYQALMMASILFGGIVFYGTACTHKDMVLPASYNGSGATDPTNYVTRGTDVITFSTTAGSGVFTFDKVHSNVMWETRFLGTGAILSGRFNWFGFNTFNFDEANPANTKFTAWVQLNQVNTGEPARDGGCLMTAFNTNTTADIPVNGEPVNDFNRALIQSKTVTYNPTENIYDVVCDFTFMGVTKEVKAKLGYSGKGTYPGTTNLLRGFDLRFSFSITDFPLKADQGEVNDKIDITANANFKQ, encoded by the coding sequence ATGCAATTCTGGAAAAAGCCCTACCAGGCTCTCATGATGGCATCCATATTATTTGGAGGCATCGTCTTTTACGGCACCGCCTGTACTCACAAGGATATGGTGTTACCGGCATCCTATAATGGAAGCGGTGCTACCGATCCGACCAATTATGTAACCCGCGGCACTGATGTCATCACGTTCAGCACCACCGCCGGCAGCGGCGTGTTCACGTTCGACAAGGTGCACTCGAACGTAATGTGGGAAACACGGTTCCTGGGTACAGGTGCCATCCTGTCCGGCCGTTTCAACTGGTTTGGTTTCAACACGTTCAACTTTGATGAGGCTAATCCTGCTAACACCAAGTTCACCGCCTGGGTGCAACTGAACCAGGTTAACACCGGTGAGCCCGCCAGGGACGGCGGTTGCCTGATGACGGCCTTCAACACGAATACCACGGCAGATATCCCGGTGAATGGCGAACCTGTTAATGACTTTAACCGCGCGCTCATCCAGTCTAAAACGGTTACCTACAATCCGACTGAGAATATCTACGATGTGGTATGTGACTTCACTTTCATGGGTGTTACCAAAGAGGTGAAAGCCAAGTTGGGTTATTCCGGTAAAGGCACTTATCCCGGCACTACTAACCTGCTGCGCGGGTTTGACCTTCGCTTCTCCTTTTCCATCACTGACTTCCCGTTGAAGGCAGACCAGGGCGAAGTGAATGATAAGATAGACATCACTGCCAATGCCAACTTTAAACAATAA
- a CDS encoding c-type cytochrome domain-containing protein — protein MKRLFLLSCTILAVAGAFLLEGCYKDVVLPSSASGNGGGTGGDNNTVPADSVTFAKYIIPLFAANCTTCHSGNESPDLRAANAYNALTSGKFVVAGNAANSVLYQKVSSGEMPPGGGLKQSDIDLIKNWINNGALNN, from the coding sequence ATGAAACGATTATTCCTTCTCTCCTGCACCATCCTCGCGGTGGCGGGCGCCTTCCTCCTGGAAGGATGTTATAAAGATGTGGTGTTGCCCAGCAGTGCTTCCGGTAACGGTGGCGGCACGGGCGGTGATAACAATACCGTACCGGCAGACTCTGTGACGTTTGCCAAGTATATCATCCCGCTGTTTGCGGCCAATTGTACCACCTGCCACTCCGGCAATGAATCGCCAGACCTGCGCGCCGCAAACGCGTACAATGCCCTGACCAGTGGCAAGTTTGTAGTAGCGGGCAATGCGGCCAACAGTGTGTTGTACCAGAAAGTATCCTCCGGCGAAATGCCTCCCGGCGGCGGGTTAAAACAAAGCGATATAGATCTCATCAAGAACTGGATCAATAACGGGGCGTTGAACAATTAA
- a CDS encoding flavodoxin domain-containing protein has product MKGIIIYRSKYGATSQYAAWLSAALNIPAVAQQQLSRDQLASAGYVILGSPIYMGKLLMRKWLQRQEAALAGKQLFLYLVTATKPDKVEKLQGYIRLNVPPGIRSNCRCFFFPGKIIYRQLSLADKMKVKTGSLLARLMHKKLDVSEFNNVDEAHIQELVQDIARFTGASGGKFMIQAS; this is encoded by the coding sequence ATGAAAGGGATTATTATTTACAGATCCAAATACGGGGCTACCAGCCAGTATGCGGCGTGGTTAAGTGCTGCCTTGAACATACCGGCAGTGGCACAGCAACAGCTGTCACGGGACCAATTGGCCTCCGCAGGATACGTGATCCTGGGCAGTCCCATTTACATGGGCAAGCTGCTGATGCGGAAATGGCTGCAGCGGCAGGAAGCTGCATTGGCCGGCAAACAATTATTCCTCTACCTCGTCACGGCCACTAAACCGGACAAAGTAGAGAAACTGCAAGGGTATATCCGGTTGAATGTTCCCCCAGGTATCCGCAGCAATTGCCGCTGTTTCTTCTTCCCCGGCAAGATCATCTACCGCCAGCTCTCCCTGGCAGATAAAATGAAAGTGAAGACCGGCAGCCTGCTGGCCAGGTTGATGCACAAAAAGCTGGACGTATCCGAGTTTAACAACGTTGACGAGGCCCACATACAAGAGCTGGTGCAGGATATTGCCCGGTTCACCGGGGCGAGCGGAGGTAAATTTATGATCCAGGCATCATAA